One genomic segment of Terrihabitans soli includes these proteins:
- a CDS encoding glycosyltransferase family 2 protein: protein MTANVSVVGISYNSASTLRGFLESIPEGVTRIVVDNASSDGSAEIAERAGASVVRLPKNLGYGAACNTGGEAAETRFLIFANPDIRFRPGALEALVAAAERNPNAAFNPRMYSRGKQLFRRRSRLLPQFGRFGGALPDGDCSIPVLSGACILVRREHWQKIGGFDPAIFLFHEDDDFSLRLQQIGVELRLAAAAVIEHAQGTSTERSARIGRLKGEAMGRSLVYVMRKHGVPLDVEKERMRARAKLLLPHVLFNAARREKHLGFLRGLDEATS, encoded by the coding sequence ATGACCGCGAACGTGTCCGTTGTCGGCATCAGCTATAACAGCGCATCGACGCTGCGCGGATTTCTGGAGAGCATACCCGAGGGCGTAACACGGATCGTCGTCGACAATGCCAGCTCCGACGGATCGGCCGAGATCGCCGAACGGGCTGGAGCCTCCGTCGTCAGATTGCCCAAAAATCTCGGCTATGGCGCGGCCTGCAATACCGGCGGCGAAGCCGCCGAAACGCGCTTTCTGATTTTTGCCAATCCTGACATTCGCTTCCGTCCCGGCGCGCTTGAGGCGCTGGTCGCCGCCGCGGAGCGAAACCCGAACGCCGCCTTCAATCCCCGTATGTATTCGCGCGGCAAACAGCTGTTCCGCCGGAGATCGCGTCTTCTGCCGCAGTTCGGGCGTTTCGGTGGGGCGCTGCCGGATGGGGACTGCAGTATCCCGGTGCTGTCCGGCGCCTGTATTCTTGTCCGCCGCGAGCACTGGCAGAAGATCGGCGGTTTCGATCCCGCAATATTCCTCTTCCACGAGGACGACGATTTCAGCCTGCGTCTGCAGCAGATCGGCGTCGAATTGCGTCTTGCCGCCGCCGCCGTGATCGAGCACGCACAAGGCACTTCGACCGAACGTTCGGCGCGGATCGGCCGCCTCAAGGGCGAAGCGATGGGGCGCTCTCTGGTCTATGTGATGCGCAAGCATGGTGTGCCGCTCGATGTCGAAAAGGAGCGGATGCGCGCCCGCGCCAAGCTTCTCCTTCCGCATGTCCTGTTCAACGCCGCGCGGCGCGAAAAACATCTCGGATTTCTGCGAGGGCTCGACGAGGCGACCTCGTGA
- the rfbD gene encoding dTDP-4-dehydrorhamnose reductase has product MKILVTGREGQIARSLVEQARGRPNIVMETVGRPELDLVKPESVMAAIRERKPDLVVSAAAYTAVDQAEDDVDMALTVNAGGARAAAKAAAELGVPVVHLSTDYVFSGDKAGAYLEDDPVGPQSAYGRTKLAGEVAVADANPKHVILRTAWAYSPFGRNFVKTMLAQAQTRSSIGVVCDQFGNPTSALDIADGILHIARALAAMPSADKFGIFHLAGTGSTSWAGFAENIFVESRSAGGPFAAVQRISTAEYPSKAKRPANSRLSTDKLARVYGWRAPDWRLSCADIVRRLVQEAAPT; this is encoded by the coding sequence ATGAAAATCCTCGTCACAGGGCGCGAGGGACAGATTGCGCGCAGTCTTGTGGAACAGGCGCGAGGGCGCCCTAACATCGTTATGGAGACCGTCGGTCGGCCCGAACTCGATCTCGTAAAGCCGGAATCGGTGATGGCGGCGATTCGTGAGCGCAAACCGGATCTTGTTGTGTCTGCTGCAGCGTATACCGCTGTCGACCAAGCGGAGGACGATGTCGACATGGCGCTGACTGTCAATGCAGGCGGCGCCAGAGCCGCGGCCAAAGCCGCGGCCGAACTCGGCGTTCCTGTAGTTCATCTTTCCACGGATTACGTATTTTCAGGTGACAAGGCGGGAGCCTATCTGGAGGATGATCCGGTCGGTCCGCAATCTGCCTATGGAAGAACCAAGCTTGCCGGAGAAGTTGCGGTCGCGGACGCGAACCCCAAGCATGTCATTTTACGAACTGCTTGGGCTTACAGCCCTTTCGGCAGAAACTTCGTGAAGACCATGCTCGCGCAGGCCCAGACCCGCTCCAGCATCGGTGTTGTTTGCGATCAATTTGGAAATCCGACTTCGGCGCTCGATATCGCCGACGGCATTCTGCACATTGCTCGCGCGCTGGCTGCCATGCCCTCGGCTGACAAGTTCGGAATATTCCATCTCGCTGGAACCGGATCGACGAGCTGGGCCGGTTTTGCCGAAAACATCTTTGTCGAAAGCCGCTCGGCGGGCGGCCCCTTTGCGGCTGTGCAACGCATTTCAACCGCGGAATATCCGTCCAAGGCGAAGCGTCCGGCCAATTCCAGGCTGTCGACGGACAAGCTCGCGCGCGTCTACGGCTGGCGCGCGCCCGATTGGCGTTTGTCCTGCGCCGATATCGTGCGCCGCCTGGTGCAGGAGGCCGCACCGACATGA
- the rfbB gene encoding dTDP-glucose 4,6-dehydratase: MNILVTGGAGFIGSAVCRLLVGQSQHRIVNLDKLTYAGNLASLSSIGNAPNYRFVEGDIGDQAKVLDLLKAEKIDIVMNLAAESHVDRSIDGPAAFIETNVSGTFRLLAAALDYWRGLPAAAKDRFRFHHVSTDEVFGDLPFDEGVFTEETPYAPSSPYSASKAASDHLVRAWHHTYGLPAVLSNCSNNYGPFHFPEKLIPLAILNALHGRKIPVYGRGRNVRDWLYVDDHARALEAVALKGVPGESYNIGARSERTNLQVVERICDLLDVKRPRASGSHRDLLEFVTDRPGHDRRYAIDPAKAERELGWTAQEDFESGLGKTIDWYLANEWWWRPILDRRYAGERLGLMGAGTK; the protein is encoded by the coding sequence ATGAACATTCTCGTCACAGGCGGCGCCGGGTTCATCGGATCGGCGGTCTGCCGCCTCCTCGTCGGGCAAAGCCAGCATCGCATCGTCAACCTCGACAAGCTGACTTACGCGGGCAATCTCGCCTCGCTGTCGTCGATCGGCAATGCGCCCAATTATCGGTTTGTCGAAGGCGATATCGGCGATCAGGCGAAAGTTCTCGATCTTCTGAAAGCCGAGAAGATCGATATCGTCATGAATCTCGCGGCCGAGAGCCATGTGGATCGTTCCATCGACGGGCCCGCCGCCTTTATCGAAACAAATGTAAGCGGGACATTCCGGCTGCTTGCTGCCGCGCTCGACTATTGGCGCGGCCTTCCGGCTGCAGCAAAGGACAGGTTCCGTTTTCATCACGTCTCAACCGACGAGGTGTTCGGCGATCTTCCGTTCGATGAGGGCGTATTTACAGAGGAAACGCCCTATGCGCCCTCATCGCCCTATTCGGCGTCGAAGGCGGCTTCCGATCATCTTGTCCGCGCCTGGCATCACACGTATGGGCTTCCGGCAGTCCTCTCGAACTGCTCGAACAATTACGGGCCTTTTCACTTCCCGGAGAAGCTGATCCCGCTCGCCATTCTGAATGCGTTGCACGGCCGCAAAATTCCGGTCTACGGCCGGGGACGGAATGTGCGCGACTGGCTTTATGTTGACGATCATGCGCGCGCGCTTGAAGCGGTCGCGCTGAAGGGCGTGCCCGGCGAGAGTTACAATATCGGCGCACGCAGCGAGCGCACCAACCTCCAGGTCGTCGAGCGCATCTGCGATCTTCTGGACGTAAAGCGCCCGCGCGCGAGCGGTTCTCATCGCGATCTCCTCGAATTCGTCACCGACCGGCCGGGGCATGATCGCCGCTATGCCATCGATCCGGCGAAAGCCGAGCGCGAGCTGGGCTGGACGGCGCAGGAGGATTTCGAAAGCGGCCTCGGCAAGACGATCGATTGGTATCTCGCCAATGAATGGTGGTGGCGCCCGATCCTCGATCGCCGCTATGCCGGCGAACGGCTCGGTTTGATGGGTGCGGGGACGAAATGA